From a single Carassius auratus strain Wakin chromosome 38, ASM336829v1, whole genome shotgun sequence genomic region:
- the rbm25a gene encoding RNA-binding protein 25 translates to MSFPHLNQMAQLPPGISPTQFAGFPTTVPPANPIIQVPVGMMTTPPGVLVQTAVPMVQKLPKDFIGTRNKDLEEGTGNNTGPTTTVFVGNISEKASDMLVRQLLAKCGLVLSWKRVQGASGKLQAFGFCEYKEPESTLRALRLLHELQVGDKKLLVKVDAKTKAQLDTWKASQRRQNGARQTGEEAKDEKEEELLDEEMKRRDQMVKGAIDGLIREYSSELSASSQDAEGHQRKKRKEKKEDDINAMELEDDKRDLISREISKFRDTHKKLEEEKEREREQTEKERRERDKEREREKERRDREREKERERERQKEREKEREKERERTKEKERVKERSRDRSKDRSRSREKSREEKKREREEDEEEAYERRKLERKLRDKEAAYQERLKNWEIRERKKARDYSKETEREEERQRGMTKEAKRLKEFLEDYDDDRDDPKYYRGSALQKRLRDREKEMEIDERDRKREKDELEEIRQRLLAEGHPDPDAELQRIEQEAEKQRQPPLKQEQSEEVLHISHEEHQRKEDVEQEAYSSDNNITDREEDVEEDDDDREVKPCLKPTLRPVPTAPSISSASGNATPLTPGSESPHAVTLHENTSHEAPPTEELRPKIGLSLKLGAAGSPKLPQAGRRKALAAVDSVFNKFDEEEAEEAPKKRKLVPLDYSEDERGGLSLDGAEVPGSRPGVNTEEKRKHIKSLIEKIPTVKQELFNYPLDWNMVDTTLMDRRIRPWINKKIIEYIGEEEATLVDFVCSKVMAHSTPDGILDDVAMVLDEEAEVFIVKMWRLLIYETEAKKIGLVK, encoded by the exons ATGTCATTCCCTCATCTGAACCAGATGGCCCAGTTGCCCCCTGGCATCTCCCCCACACAGTTTGCTGGGTTTCCCACCACTGTTCCTCCAG CAAATCCGATAATCCAAGTCCCTGTGGGAATGATGACGACTCCTCCAGGG GTTTTGGTACAAACTGCAGTGCCAATGGTTCAGAAGCTGCCTAAGGACTTCATTGGCACCCGTAACAAGGACTTGGAGGAAGGTACAGGAAACAACACAGGACCGACCACCACAGTGTTTGTGGGAAACATCTCAGAAAAGGCCTCTGACATGTTGGTGCGGCAGTTGTTGGCG AAATGTGGTTTAGTCCTCAGCTGGAAAAGAGTCCAGGGGGCTTCTGGAAAACTGCAAG cTTTTGGTTTCTGTGAGTACAAAGAGCCTGAGTCCACGCTGAGAGCTCTCCGACTGCTTCATGAGCTGCAAGTGGGTGACAAGAAGTTACTTGTGAAAGTGGACGCAAAGACCAAAGCTCAGCTGGATACCTGGAAGGCCAGTCAGAGGAGACAAAATGGG GCTCGTCAGACTGGAGAAGAGGCTAAAGATGAAAAGGAGGAAGAGCTTCTGGACGAGGAGATGAAGCGGCGTGATCAGATGGTGAAAGGTGCCATAGACGGTCTGATCCGGGAATACTCCAGCGAGCTCTCAGCCTCCTCACAGGACGCTGAAGGCCATCAACGCAAGAAACGTAAAGAGAAGAAGGAG GATGATATAAATGCCATGGAGCTGGAAGATGACAAGCGAGACCTGATTTCCAGAGAGATAAGCAAattcagagacacacacaag AAActagaggaggagaaggagagagaacgGGAGCAGACTGAaaaagagaggagagaaagagacaaagagagagagcgagagaaagaacgACGTGATCGGGAGAGGGAGAaggagcgggagagagagagacagaaggagagagaaaaggagcgagagaaagagcgagaaCGAACGAAGGAGAAAGAGCGGGTGAAAGAGAGAAGTCGTGATCGCAGTAAAGACCGAAGCAGATCGAG GGAGAAGAGTCGAGAAGAGAAGAAACGAGAGcgtgaggaagatgaggaggaggcgTACGAACGACGGAAACTGGAGAGGAAGCTGCGTGACAAAGAAGCAGCCTATCAGGAG CGCCTGAAGAACTGGGAGatcagagagaggaaaaaagcAAGGGATTACAGTAAAGAAACGGAGAGGGAAGAGGAAAGGCAGAGAGGGATG ACTAAAGAAGCCAAGCGCCTGAAAGAGTTTCTGGAGGATTATGATGATGACAGAGATGATCCCAAATACTACAG GGGCAGTGCATTGCAGAAGCGattgagagatagagagaaagagatggaaaTAGATGAGAgggacagaaaaagagagaaagatgagTTGGAGGAGATCAGACAGAGACTCCTAGCAGAAGGACACCCAGACCCTGATGCTGAACTTCAGAGG ATAGAGCAGGAGGCTGAGAAACAGCGGCAGCCTCCTTTAAAGCAAGAGCAGAGCGAGGAGGTGCTGCACATCTCCCATGAGGAGCATCAGAGAAAAGAAGATGTGGAACAAGAGGCGTACTCCTCAGACAATAACATCACAGACCGAGAGGAAGACGTAGAGGAAGACGATGATGACCGAGAGGTCAAGCCATGCTTGAAGCCCACACTCAGGCCTGTTCCAACGGCGCCCTCCATCTCTTCAGCCAGTGGCAATGCCACGCCCCTCACACCTGGCAGCGAATCACCACACGCCGTCACCTTGCATGAGAACACTTCACATGAGGCCCCGCCCACAGAAGAGCTCAGGCCTAAAATAGGCCTCAGTCTCAAACTAG GTGCTGCAGGCAGTCCTAAATTGCCCCAGGCAGGAAGACGAAAGGCTCTTGCTGCGGTGGACAGCGTCTTTAATAAGTTTGATGAGGAGGAGGCGGAGGAAGCACCCAAAAAGAGGAAGCTTGTACCTCTGGACTACAGTGAGGATGAGAGGGGAGGCCTTAGCCTAGATGGAGCAGAGGTCCCAGGGTCACGGCCTGGTGTAAACACAGAAGAGAAACGAAAGCATATCAAGAGTCTGATTGAGAAAATTCCCACAGTCAAACAAGAGCTGTTTAATTATCCACTGGACTGGAACATGGTGGACACA ACATTGATGGACAGGAGGATCCGCCCCTGGATCAATAAGAAAATCATAGAATACATTGGAGAAGAGGAAGCCACACTAGTTGACTTTGTTTGTTCaaag GTCATGGCTCACAGCACACCAGATGGAATTCTGGATGATGTTGCCATG GTACTGGATGAGGAAGCAGAAGTGTTTATAGTGAAAATGTGGAGGCTTCTGATCTATGAAACCGAGGCCAAGAAAATCGGCCTGGTGAAATAA
- the LOC113056706 gene encoding potassium voltage-gated channel subfamily F member 1-like, translating into MWTLPRTRFAHCNGSSSSDEKEIAVNIGGVRLVLCGDILNRYPDSRLAELVNCSTRSFDVISSLCDDYDPGKREFYFDRDPDSFKCIVEVYYFGEIHMKRGICPICFIKEMEFWKIDLSYLDECCKSDLNEKEEELAEIADKVKLILDDLNCDPNVSRTERWQKFLWKLMEKPESSLPARVIAVVSFLFILVSSLVMCLGTIPDLQVEDSEGNRVEHPTLDAIETACIGWFTVEYVLRLSSSPNKVRFALSFMNMIDFLAILPFYVVLVLTYLGTAMMELVNVQQAVQALRIMRIARIFKLARHSSGLQTLTYALKRSFKELGLLLMYMGVGIFVFSALGYTMEQSHPETLFRSIPQSFWWAIITMTTVGYGDIYPKTTLGRCNAAISFLCGVIAIALPIHPIINNFVIYYNKQKVLETAAKHELELMELRAHELEVRSSSRRSDAPGNAWEGAMRASRSDTYIALLSGTHRTEPAKKKKSLT; encoded by the coding sequence ATGTGGACGCTACCGAGGACCCGGTTCGCTCACTGTAACGGCTCGTCGAGCAGCGACGAGAAAGAAATCGCCGTGAACATCGGCGGCGTGCGGCTGGTGCTGTGCGGAGACATTCTGAACCGCTATCCGGACAGCAGGCTCGCCGAACTAGTGAACTGCTCAACTCGGAGTTTTGATGTCATTTCCTCGCTCTGCGATGATTATGACCCTGGAAAACGAGAATTCTACTTCGACAGAGACCCCGACTCGTTTAAATGCATCGTGGAAGTGTACTACTTTGGAGAGATCCATATGAAGCGCGGTATCTGCCCTATTTGTTTTATCAAAGAGATGGAGTTTTGGAAGATCGACTTGAGCTATTTGGACGAATGTTGCAAGAGTGACTTGAATGAGAAGGAGGAAGAGTTGGCAGAGATTGCAGACAAGGTGAAACTGATCCTGGATGATCTGAACTGTGACCCTAACGTGAGCCGCACTGAAAGGTGGCAGAAGTTCCTCTGGAAGCTCATGGAGAAACCAGAGTCCTCGCTCCCCGCACGCGTAATTGCAGTCGTGTCCTTCCTTTTCATCCTAGTGTCATCTCTGGTGATGTGTCTCGGGACCATACCGGACCTCCAGGTGGAGGATTCCGAGGGGAACCGCGTTGAGCACCCGACCCTGGATGCTATCGAGACGGCGTGCATCGGCTGGTTCACTGTAGAATACGTGCTGCGCCTCTCATCATCCCCAAACAAGGTGCGCTTCGCGCTCTCTTTCATGAACATGATAGACTTCTTGGCCATCCTGCCATTCTACGTGGTGCTGGTTCTCACGTACCTCGGCACGGCCATGATGGAGCTGGTTAACGTGCAGCAGGCGGTGCAGGCGCTCCGCATCATGCGCATTGCGCGCATCTTCAAGCTAGCGCGACATTCTTCTGGCCTGCAGACGCTCACGTACGCGCTCAAGCGGAGCTTCAAGGAGCTGGGGCTGCTCCTCATGTACATGGGAGTGGGCATCTTTGTGTTCTCCGCGCTCGGGTACACCATGGAGCAGAGCCACCCGGAGACGCTGTTCAGAAGCATCCCCCAGTCCTTCTGGTGGGCCATCATCACCATGACCACCGTCGGCTATGGGGACATTTACCCAAAAACCACCCTAGGCCGGTGCAACGCGGCCATCAGCTTCCTGTGCGGGGTGATCGCCATAGCGCTGCCCATCCACCCCATCATCAACAATTTCGTAATCTATTACAACAAGCAGAAGGTGCTAGAAACCGCCGCCAAGCACGAGCTGGAACTCATGGAGCTGCGCGCGCACGAGCTCGAGGTGAGAAGCTCCTCGCGCCGGTCTGACGCGCCCGGGAACGCGTGGGAAGGTGCCATGCGCGCGTCGCGTAGCGATACATACATCGCGCTCCTTTCGGGAACGCACAGAACTGAGCCcgcaaagaagaagaaaagcctGACTTAG